The following are encoded in a window of Streptomyces sp. SAT1 genomic DNA:
- a CDS encoding PTS fructose transporter subunit IIABC: protein MSDLITADLVDLDLSADTKEAAARALAERMAARGRVTDLEGFLADVAAREAQMPTGLDGGIGIPHCRSAHVTEPTLAFGRSAAGIDFGAPDGPADLIFLIAAPAGADDAHLTILSSLARQLTNAEFTAALRSAGDAATAAALVRGDRMPAEAAAQTAQEPEDTATSEAPASPASAPATVPFRIVAVTSCPTGIAHTYMAAESLENAGREAGVELVVETQGSAGFTRLGPAVVAAADAVIFAHDVPVRDKDRFAGKPTVDVGVKAGINRPAELIAEARDKAARGEATAAAAPGTPVERTGAAGEGYGTRLRKWLMSGVSYMVPFVAAGGLLIALGFAIGGYKINKAPSVMDHFVWTQSGSWAALLFQIGGVAFGFLVPVLAGYIAYGMADRPGLVPGFVGGSIALTINAGFLGGLAAGLISGGVVLAIQRVRIPAALRGIMPVVVIPLISSAVVGFLMFVVIGKPIASAQKGMTDWLNELTGTNAVLLGALLGLMMCFDLGGPVNKVAYTFATAGIAVSDPSDSAMKIMAAVMAAGMVPPLSMALATTVRGRLFTRTERENGKAAWVLGASFISEGAIPFAAADPLRVIPASMVGGALTGTLSMAFGATLRAPHGGIFVVPLIGNPFLYLIAVAAGVCATTALVIALKTLRGAAPGGGPGLEADTGGEGGEGGEVSTDGTGGAGGTGGAQGAPARPGQPVTAA from the coding sequence ATGAGTGATCTGATCACCGCGGACCTGGTCGACCTCGACCTGTCCGCCGACACGAAGGAGGCGGCGGCGCGCGCCCTCGCCGAACGGATGGCGGCCCGGGGCCGGGTGACCGACCTGGAGGGCTTCCTCGCCGACGTCGCCGCCCGCGAGGCGCAGATGCCGACCGGCCTCGACGGCGGCATCGGCATCCCGCACTGCCGCAGCGCGCACGTCACCGAGCCGACGCTCGCCTTCGGGCGCAGCGCGGCCGGGATCGACTTCGGCGCCCCGGACGGCCCCGCCGACCTGATCTTCCTGATCGCCGCTCCGGCGGGTGCCGACGACGCCCATCTGACCATCCTGTCCTCGCTGGCCCGGCAGTTGACGAACGCCGAGTTCACGGCCGCGCTGCGCTCGGCGGGCGACGCGGCGACGGCGGCGGCGCTGGTCCGCGGTGACCGGATGCCTGCGGAGGCGGCTGCCCAGACCGCTCAGGAACCGGAGGACACTGCCACTTCAGAGGCCCCGGCGTCCCCGGCGTCCGCCCCGGCCACCGTCCCGTTCCGGATCGTCGCCGTCACCTCCTGCCCCACCGGTATCGCGCACACCTACATGGCCGCCGAGTCGCTGGAGAACGCGGGCCGCGAGGCGGGCGTCGAGCTGGTCGTGGAGACGCAGGGCTCGGCCGGATTCACCCGGCTCGGCCCGGCCGTCGTCGCGGCGGCGGACGCGGTGATCTTCGCCCACGACGTCCCCGTACGCGACAAGGACCGCTTCGCGGGCAAGCCGACCGTCGACGTCGGCGTCAAGGCGGGCATCAACCGGCCCGCCGAACTGATCGCCGAGGCACGCGACAAGGCCGCGCGCGGCGAGGCGACCGCCGCGGCGGCACCCGGCACACCGGTCGAGCGGACCGGCGCGGCGGGCGAGGGCTACGGCACCAGGCTGCGCAAGTGGCTCATGTCCGGCGTCAGTTACATGGTCCCGTTCGTCGCGGCCGGCGGTCTGCTGATCGCGCTCGGCTTCGCGATCGGCGGCTACAAGATCAACAAGGCGCCCTCGGTCATGGACCACTTCGTGTGGACCCAGTCCGGCAGCTGGGCGGCGCTGCTGTTCCAGATCGGCGGCGTGGCCTTCGGCTTCCTCGTGCCGGTGCTGGCCGGATACATCGCCTACGGCATGGCCGACCGGCCCGGACTCGTCCCCGGCTTCGTCGGCGGCTCGATCGCCCTCACCATCAACGCCGGATTCCTGGGTGGTCTCGCGGCCGGTCTGATCTCCGGTGGCGTGGTGCTGGCGATCCAGCGGGTGCGCATCCCGGCGGCGCTGCGCGGCATCATGCCGGTGGTGGTGATCCCGCTGATCTCCTCGGCCGTCGTCGGGTTCCTGATGTTCGTGGTCATCGGCAAGCCCATCGCCTCCGCGCAGAAGGGGATGACCGACTGGCTCAACGAGCTGACCGGCACCAACGCCGTCCTGCTCGGCGCGCTGCTGGGCCTGATGATGTGCTTCGACCTCGGCGGCCCGGTCAACAAGGTCGCCTACACCTTCGCCACCGCCGGTATCGCGGTCTCCGATCCGAGCGACTCCGCGATGAAGATCATGGCCGCGGTGATGGCGGCGGGCATGGTGCCGCCGCTGTCGATGGCGCTGGCCACCACCGTGCGCGGCCGGCTCTTCACCCGCACCGAGCGCGAGAACGGCAAGGCCGCCTGGGTGCTGGGCGCCTCGTTCATCTCCGAAGGCGCCATCCCGTTCGCGGCGGCCGATCCGCTGCGCGTCATCCCCGCCTCGATGGTCGGCGGCGCGCTCACCGGCACCCTGTCCATGGCCTTCGGCGCCACGCTGCGCGCCCCGCACGGCGGCATCTTCGTGGTTCCGCTGATCGGCAACCCGTTCCTCTACCTGATCGCCGTCGCGGCCGGTGTCTGCGCGACGACGGCGCTGGTGATCGCGCTGAAGACGCTGCGCGGAGCCGCGCCGGGCGGCGGCCCGGGGCTCGAGGCGGACACCGGTGGCGAGGGCGGCGAGGGCGGCGAGGTCAGCACGGACGGCACGGGCGGTGCGGGCGGCACGGGCGGTGCGCAGGGGGCGCCGGCGCGGCCCGGACAGCCGGTGACGGCGGCCTGA
- the pfkB gene encoding 1-phosphofructokinase, whose amino-acid sequence MIVTVTPNPSLDRTYEVPSLDRGEVVRATGERVDPGGKGVNVSRAVAAAGRRTVAVLPLGGAPGALVADLLDAQGIEVAPVPVAGATRSNIALAEADGVLTKINAPGPELTAAEQEALLETVRRRSRGADWIACCGSLPRGLAPSWYADLVARAHAAGVRIALDTSGPALLAALREGPDVVKPNAEELAQAAGRPLATVGDAVRAAEELRGLGARAVLASLGADGQLLVDGAGVWFGAARVDSVRSNVGAGDSSLAGFLIAGGTGGRALASAVAHGAAAVRLPGSVMPGPHDLDPAAVAVTTEIPVDRPLTEPVP is encoded by the coding sequence ATGATCGTCACCGTCACCCCCAACCCGTCCCTCGACCGCACCTACGAGGTCCCCTCCCTCGACCGCGGCGAGGTCGTCCGGGCCACCGGCGAGCGGGTGGACCCGGGCGGCAAGGGCGTGAACGTCTCGCGTGCCGTCGCCGCCGCCGGACGGCGCACGGTCGCCGTACTGCCCCTGGGCGGCGCGCCGGGCGCACTCGTCGCCGATCTGCTCGACGCGCAGGGCATCGAGGTCGCCCCGGTCCCCGTCGCCGGGGCCACCCGCTCCAACATCGCCCTCGCCGAGGCGGACGGTGTCCTGACGAAGATCAACGCCCCGGGCCCGGAACTGACCGCCGCCGAGCAGGAAGCGCTGCTGGAGACCGTGCGGCGCCGCTCGCGCGGAGCCGACTGGATCGCCTGCTGCGGCAGCCTGCCGCGCGGCCTCGCCCCGTCCTGGTACGCCGATCTGGTCGCGCGGGCCCACGCCGCCGGTGTCCGCATCGCCCTGGACACCTCGGGGCCCGCGCTGCTCGCCGCGCTCCGGGAGGGTCCGGACGTCGTCAAGCCCAACGCCGAGGAGCTGGCGCAGGCCGCCGGGCGCCCGCTGGCCACCGTGGGCGACGCGGTGCGGGCGGCCGAGGAGCTGCGCGGCCTCGGCGCGCGCGCCGTCCTGGCGAGTCTGGGCGCCGACGGGCAGCTCCTCGTGGACGGCGCGGGCGTCTGGTTCGGCGCCGCGCGCGTCGACTCCGTACGCAGCAACGTCGGCGCCGGAGACTCCTCGCTGGCCGGTTTTCTCATCGCGGGCGGCACCGGAGGGCGGGCTCTGGCCTCGGCCGTCGCACACGGCGCGGCAGCCGTCCGGCTGCCCGGCAGCGTGATGCCCGGCCCGCACGACCTGGATCCGGCGGCGGTCGCGGTCACCACCGAGATCCCGGTGGACCGCCCCCTCACGGAGCCGGTCCCATGA
- a CDS encoding DeoR/GlpR family DNA-binding transcription regulator produces the protein MYAAERQQEILRLARDGGRVDVVSLAEEFQVTAETIRRDLKTLGRAGLLRRVHGGALPAGRLDFEPDLTERESTAADEKDRIARAALAELPAEGTVILDAGTTVARLAAVLPAEADLTVVTHSLPIAARLADHPGLQLHLVGGRVRHRTRAAVDAWALRAYGEIRADVLFVAANGFSAEHGLTTPDLAEAAVKRAAIAAARRVVLLADSAKHGQEHFARFGGLGEVDLLITDSGLSPEDAAAIERGGTEVVRA, from the coding sequence ATGTACGCAGCGGAGCGGCAGCAGGAGATCCTCCGGCTCGCCCGGGACGGCGGCCGGGTGGACGTCGTGTCGCTCGCCGAGGAGTTCCAGGTGACCGCGGAGACCATCCGCCGCGACCTGAAGACCCTCGGCCGGGCCGGACTGCTGCGCCGGGTGCACGGCGGCGCCCTCCCGGCCGGCCGCCTCGACTTCGAGCCCGACCTGACCGAGCGCGAGTCCACCGCCGCCGACGAGAAGGACCGCATCGCCAGGGCGGCCCTCGCCGAACTCCCCGCCGAGGGCACGGTGATCCTCGACGCCGGTACGACGGTGGCCCGCCTGGCCGCCGTCCTGCCCGCGGAGGCGGACCTCACCGTCGTCACCCACTCGCTGCCCATCGCCGCCCGCCTCGCCGACCACCCCGGCCTCCAGCTCCACCTCGTCGGCGGGCGCGTACGGCACCGCACACGCGCCGCCGTGGACGCCTGGGCGCTGCGGGCCTACGGCGAGATCCGCGCCGACGTGCTGTTCGTCGCCGCCAACGGCTTCTCCGCCGAGCACGGCCTGACCACCCCCGACCTCGCCGAGGCGGCGGTCAAGCGCGCGGCGATCGCCGCCGCCCGCCGGGTGGTGCTGCTCGCCGACTCCGCCAAACACGGCCAGGAGCACTTCGCCCGCTTCGGCGGCCTGGGCGAGGTGGACCTGCTGATCACGGACAGCGGGCTCAGCCCCGAGGACGCCGCCGCCATCGAGCGCGGCGGCACGGAAGTGGTACGCGCATGA
- a CDS encoding MFS transporter: MTSSETPVSSSAPVADRRRWFALAIVMTAAFMDLVDVTIVNIAIPSIQEDAGASFSQIQWITAGYALAFAAGLITGGRLGDIHGRKRLFLVGIGGFTLASALCGFAVNPEMLVASRILQGAMAALMVPQVLSIVHATFPARERGKVFGLFGAIVGLGAVSGPLLGALLTEWNLFGLEWRPIFLINLPVGVVALLLGSRFISESKAPRALKLDLVGVALVTLGLLMLLYPLTRGRELGWPLWGYLSMAGALVVFGVLVAYERRKAARDGSPLVELSLFRVKSFAAGIAVQTVFGVALGVFFLVWTLYMQIGLGWSPLRAGLTGVPFSVAVSVAAGMSVQKLVPRFGRKVLQAGALLMVAGVLLYVAESDRYGLRITSWQMALPLVVMGVGMGLIVAPLTDAVLSEVPREHAGSASGLINTVQQMGNALGLGLVSVVFFGVIGDRLTPAQVGPAFVDAFQHALLWVAGVLAVIFVLMAALPKRPAQHTEDAAEGMPAAEAREPELVG; encoded by the coding sequence ATGACCTCCAGCGAAACCCCCGTCAGCAGCTCAGCACCGGTGGCCGACCGCCGCCGCTGGTTCGCGCTGGCGATCGTGATGACCGCGGCCTTCATGGACCTGGTGGACGTCACGATCGTCAACATCGCCATACCCTCCATCCAGGAGGACGCCGGCGCCTCCTTCAGCCAGATCCAGTGGATCACCGCCGGTTACGCCCTCGCCTTCGCGGCCGGGCTGATCACCGGCGGCCGGCTCGGTGACATCCACGGCCGCAAGCGGCTGTTCCTCGTCGGCATCGGCGGCTTCACCCTGGCCTCCGCCCTGTGCGGCTTCGCGGTGAACCCGGAGATGCTGGTCGCCTCGCGCATCCTCCAGGGCGCCATGGCGGCGCTGATGGTCCCGCAGGTCCTGTCGATCGTGCACGCCACCTTCCCGGCCCGCGAACGCGGCAAGGTCTTCGGTCTGTTCGGCGCGATCGTCGGCCTGGGCGCGGTCTCCGGTCCGCTGCTGGGCGCGCTGCTGACGGAGTGGAACCTGTTCGGTCTCGAATGGCGGCCGATCTTCCTGATCAACCTCCCGGTCGGCGTGGTGGCCCTGCTGCTGGGCAGCCGCTTCATCTCCGAGTCCAAGGCCCCGCGCGCGCTCAAGCTGGACCTGGTCGGCGTCGCCCTGGTCACCCTCGGTCTCCTGATGCTGCTCTACCCGCTGACCCGGGGCCGCGAGCTGGGCTGGCCGCTGTGGGGGTACCTGTCGATGGCGGGCGCGCTGGTGGTCTTCGGGGTGCTGGTGGCGTACGAGCGGCGCAAGGCGGCGCGGGACGGCTCCCCGCTGGTCGAACTGTCGCTGTTCCGGGTGAAGAGCTTCGCGGCGGGCATCGCGGTGCAGACCGTCTTCGGTGTCGCGCTGGGCGTGTTCTTCCTGGTCTGGACGCTGTACATGCAGATCGGCCTGGGCTGGAGCCCGCTGCGCGCCGGACTGACCGGGGTGCCGTTCTCCGTGGCGGTGTCGGTGGCGGCCGGGATGTCCGTGCAGAAGCTGGTGCCGCGCTTCGGCCGCAAGGTGCTCCAGGCGGGTGCCCTGCTCATGGTGGCCGGTGTCCTGCTCTACGTCGCCGAGTCCGACCGGTACGGCCTGCGCATCACCTCCTGGCAGATGGCGCTCCCGCTCGTCGTCATGGGCGTGGGCATGGGGCTGATCGTCGCGCCGCTGACGGACGCGGTGCTCTCGGAGGTGCCGCGCGAGCACGCCGGGTCGGCGTCCGGGCTGATCAACACCGTGCAGCAGATGGGCAACGCGCTGGGGCTCGGTCTGGTCTCGGTCGTCTTCTTCGGGGTGATCGGCGACCGGCTGACGCCCGCCCAGGTGGGTCCGGCCTTCGTCGACGCCTTCCAGCACGCGCTGCTGTGGGTGGCCGGGGTGCTGGCCGTCATCTTCGTCCTGATGGCGGCCCTGCCCAAGCGGCCGGCCCAGCACACGGAGGACGCGGCCGAGGGGATGCCCGCCGCCGAGGCGCGGGAGCCGGAGCTCGTCGGCTGA
- a CDS encoding helix-turn-helix transcriptional regulator: MTTDTPARLLQLLSLLQTPREWPGGELADRLGVSRRTVRRDIDRLRELGYPVQATMGSDGGYRLVAGKAMPPLVLDDEEAVAIAVGLRAGAGHAIEGVDEASVRALAKLEQVLPARLRRRVSTLQAATTPLTSGDGALVAPETLTVMASAVAGRERLRFAYRAGDGTATRRLTEPYRLVSTGRRWYLVAYDLDRADWRTFRVDRVSEPFPTGARFEARELPTGSAAEYLRLSMQRRQETYVFTVAFHEPVETVAARLPSWLGPLEPLPGGGCLLRAETGDRMEWVAVRLAMLGCEFTVREPGGLVACVRELGERMTRAAAGAEAGSGSGSGTGPGFGSGSGEDGSREAPVPRS; encoded by the coding sequence ATGACGACGGACACTCCGGCACGGCTCCTCCAGCTCCTGTCCCTGCTCCAGACGCCCCGCGAGTGGCCCGGTGGCGAGCTGGCCGACCGGCTCGGGGTGTCCCGGCGCACCGTCCGGCGGGACATCGACCGGCTGCGCGAGCTGGGCTACCCGGTCCAGGCGACGATGGGCTCCGACGGCGGCTACCGGCTGGTCGCGGGCAAGGCCATGCCCCCGCTCGTGCTCGACGACGAGGAGGCCGTGGCCATCGCGGTCGGGCTGCGGGCGGGAGCCGGGCACGCGATCGAGGGCGTGGACGAGGCGTCCGTACGGGCGCTGGCGAAGCTGGAGCAGGTGCTGCCCGCCCGGCTGCGCCGGCGCGTCTCCACCCTCCAGGCCGCCACGACCCCGCTGACCAGCGGGGACGGCGCCCTGGTCGCCCCCGAGACGCTGACCGTGATGGCTTCGGCGGTGGCGGGCCGCGAGCGGCTGCGCTTCGCCTACCGGGCCGGGGACGGCACCGCCACCCGGCGGCTGACCGAGCCCTACCGGCTGGTGTCCACCGGACGGCGCTGGTACCTCGTCGCCTACGACCTGGACCGGGCGGACTGGCGGACGTTCCGCGTCGACCGGGTGAGCGAGCCCTTCCCCACCGGCGCCCGCTTCGAGGCGCGCGAGCTGCCCACGGGGAGCGCCGCGGAGTACCTGCGCCTCTCGATGCAGCGGCGGCAGGAGACGTACGTGTTCACGGTCGCCTTCCACGAGCCCGTCGAGACGGTCGCCGCGCGGCTGCCCTCCTGGCTCGGCCCGCTCGAACCCCTGCCGGGCGGCGGCTGCCTGCTGCGCGCCGAGACCGGCGACCGGATGGAGTGGGTCGCGGTGCGGCTGGCGATGCTGGGCTGCGAGTTCACGGTGCGGGAGCCCGGGGGACTCGTGGCGTGCGTACGGGAGTTGGGGGAGCGCATGACGCGTGCGGCGGCCGGGGCCGAGGCAGGGTCCGGGTCTGGCTCCGGGACCGGCCCCGGCTTCGGCTCCGGCTCCGGTGAGGACGGGAGCCGTGAGGCGCCGGTACCGCGCTCCTAG
- a CDS encoding TetR/AcrR family transcriptional regulator, translated as MSPAPADAKSPSLTERRKAATRMEIALSAARLFVTRGLRATRAEDIAQAAGVAPRTFYRYFATKEEAVAPCYAAGAERWREAVRTAPAALSVPEALAHAVRHTFVPGGSGVSAISWQWARTLIRLAGTSPAVRKVWAEVCQESERELAGVLAERAAGTAGAAGSVGPVGSAEPAGWAPAEGRAGSFGAETGTEAESAADTGSGADTGSGTESGPSVIAPDLRFSAAVASAAVRVAVEAWATGDAPATGPQGPAALALRNLAALRDFAWDTP; from the coding sequence ATGAGCCCCGCCCCCGCCGACGCCAAGAGCCCTTCCCTGACCGAGCGGCGCAAGGCCGCCACCCGGATGGAGATCGCGCTGTCGGCGGCGCGCCTCTTCGTGACACGGGGGCTGCGCGCCACCCGCGCCGAGGACATCGCCCAGGCGGCGGGCGTCGCCCCGCGCACCTTCTACCGGTACTTCGCCACCAAGGAGGAGGCCGTCGCGCCCTGCTACGCGGCGGGCGCCGAGCGGTGGCGGGAAGCGGTCCGCACGGCCCCGGCCGCCCTCTCCGTCCCGGAGGCCCTCGCCCACGCCGTGCGGCACACCTTCGTCCCCGGCGGCTCGGGCGTCTCGGCGATCTCCTGGCAGTGGGCGCGCACCCTCATCCGCCTGGCCGGGACCAGCCCGGCGGTGCGCAAGGTCTGGGCGGAGGTCTGCCAGGAGTCGGAACGGGAACTGGCCGGGGTGCTCGCCGAGCGGGCGGCGGGGACGGCGGGGGCGGCGGGGTCCGTGGGGCCGGTGGGATCGGCGGAACCGGCGGGGTGGGCCCCGGCGGAGGGCCGGGCCGGCTCCTTCGGGGCCGAAACCGGGACCGAGGCCGAGTCCGCAGCCGACACCGGGTCCGGGGCCGACACCGGGTCCGGGACCGAGTCCGGGCCCTCCGTCATCGCGCCGGACCTCCGCTTCTCCGCGGCCGTGGCGAGCGCCGCCGTCCGGGTGGCCGTGGAAGCCTGGGCGACGGGAGACGCGCCGGCCACCGGTCCCCAGGGCCCCGCCGCGCTGGCCCTGCGCAACCTCGCCGCCCTCCGGGACTTCGCCTGGGACACCCCGTAG
- a CDS encoding sigma-70 family RNA polymerase sigma factor: MATRAVARRQSAHGGTSQAFGSGGETADAARGVRARGGEIADRDLVGMYLDEIARTPLLDAAKEVELSQVIEAGVFARQILDGYEETPADASREELQALVDEGERAKDVFIRSNLRLVVAVARRYPRSGLPLLDLIQEGNAGLVRAVEKFDYRKGFKFSTYATWWIRQAITRSIADQSRTIRLPVHLVEELGRIRRVQREFNREHGRDPEPAEIAAELGSNPERVVDVLDWARDPVSLNMAVDDEGETQFGDLLEDTSAVSPEQSVLTLLRSEELDDLIGRLDQRTASIIKMRYGIEDGRERTLTEVGKEHGLTRERIRQIEKHALLELKKLARDTGFDAAA, from the coding sequence ATGGCAACCCGTGCCGTCGCCCGTCGACAGTCCGCCCATGGGGGTACCTCCCAGGCTTTCGGCTCTGGGGGAGAGACGGCCGACGCGGCACGCGGTGTCCGCGCCCGTGGCGGCGAGATCGCCGACCGTGACCTGGTCGGCATGTATCTCGACGAGATCGCGCGCACACCGCTGCTCGACGCCGCCAAGGAGGTCGAGCTGTCCCAGGTCATCGAGGCCGGTGTGTTCGCGCGGCAGATCCTCGACGGGTACGAGGAGACGCCGGCGGACGCGAGCCGCGAGGAGCTCCAGGCCCTCGTCGACGAGGGCGAGCGGGCCAAGGACGTCTTCATCCGCTCCAACCTGCGCCTGGTCGTCGCCGTGGCCCGCCGCTACCCGCGCAGCGGTCTGCCCCTGCTGGACCTGATCCAGGAGGGCAACGCGGGCCTGGTGCGCGCGGTGGAGAAGTTCGACTACCGCAAGGGCTTCAAGTTCTCGACGTACGCCACCTGGTGGATCCGCCAGGCGATCACGCGCTCGATAGCGGACCAGTCCCGTACGATCCGGCTCCCCGTCCACCTGGTGGAGGAGCTGGGCCGGATCCGCCGGGTGCAGCGCGAGTTCAACCGCGAGCACGGCCGCGACCCGGAGCCCGCGGAGATCGCCGCCGAGCTGGGTTCGAACCCGGAGCGCGTCGTGGACGTCCTGGACTGGGCCCGCGACCCGGTCTCGCTGAACATGGCGGTGGACGACGAGGGCGAGACCCAGTTCGGCGACCTGCTGGAGGACACCTCCGCGGTCTCGCCCGAGCAGTCGGTCCTGACCCTGCTGCGCAGCGAGGAGCTGGACGACCTGATCGGCCGCCTCGACCAGCGCACGGCGTCCATCATCAAGATGCGGTACGGCATCGAGGACGGCCGCGAGCGCACGCTGACCGAGGTCGGCAAGGAGCACGGCCTGACGCGCGAGCGCATCCGCCAGATCGAGAAGCACGCCCTGCTGGAGCTGAAGAAGCTGGCCCGGGACACCGGATTCGACGCGGCGGCGTGA
- a CDS encoding dioxygenase family protein produces the protein MTTAPERMPALYLSHGAPPLADDPVWPGQLAAWAAELPRPRAILVVSAHWEEAPLALGAVETVPLVYDFWGFPGHYYDVTYPAPGAPGLADRVRKLLRGPGTPVQDVPDRGLDHGAYVPLVEMFPAADIPVLQVSMPTLDPVRLMGIGRRLAPLRDEGVLIVGSGFFTHNLAALRHVGGGVPSWSSEFDDWGRRALEARDWDGLLDFLDKAPAGRYAHPRTEHFAPLFVTMGAAEAAGELDAQRSVIDGFWMGMAKRSVQFG, from the coding sequence ATGACCACAGCACCTGAGCGCATGCCCGCCCTCTACCTCAGCCACGGCGCCCCGCCGCTCGCTGACGACCCCGTCTGGCCCGGCCAGCTCGCCGCCTGGGCCGCCGAACTGCCCCGCCCCCGCGCGATCCTCGTCGTCTCCGCGCACTGGGAGGAGGCCCCGCTCGCCCTCGGCGCCGTGGAGACCGTCCCCCTGGTGTACGACTTCTGGGGCTTCCCCGGGCACTACTACGACGTGACGTACCCGGCCCCCGGCGCCCCCGGCCTCGCCGACCGGGTCAGGAAGCTGCTCCGCGGACCCGGCACGCCCGTGCAGGACGTCCCCGACCGGGGCCTGGACCACGGCGCCTACGTCCCGCTCGTCGAGATGTTCCCCGCCGCCGACATCCCCGTCCTCCAGGTCTCCATGCCGACGCTCGACCCGGTCCGCCTCATGGGCATCGGCCGCAGGCTGGCACCGCTGCGCGACGAGGGTGTGCTGATCGTCGGCTCCGGCTTCTTCACCCACAACCTCGCGGCCCTGCGCCACGTCGGCGGCGGGGTGCCGAGCTGGTCCTCCGAGTTCGACGACTGGGGGCGCCGCGCCCTGGAGGCCCGCGACTGGGACGGACTGCTGGACTTCCTCGACAAGGCACCGGCCGGCCGGTACGCCCACCCGCGCACCGAGCACTTCGCCCCGCTGTTCGTGACCATGGGTGCGGCGGAGGCGGCCGGCGAGCTGGACGCGCAGCGGTCGGTGATCGACGGCTTCTGGATGGGAATGGCGAAGCGGTCGGTTCAGTTCGGCTAG
- a CDS encoding MarR family winged helix-turn-helix transcriptional regulator: MNTAPVSAPGPAQAPAAQAPAAPVSPGQAPAAQAPAADAPRWLTPDEQRVWRAYLHATTLLEDHLDRQLQRDAGMPHVYYALLVQLAEAPRRRLRMTELAMNAKITRSRLSHAVARLEKNGWVRREDCPSDKRGQFAVLTEDGQEVLRRTAPGHVTAVRQALFERLSPEQQQSLGEIMQIVAEGLQPDEAGADLPWLR; the protein is encoded by the coding sequence ATGAACACGGCTCCCGTTTCCGCGCCCGGCCCCGCTCAGGCCCCCGCGGCCCAAGCCCCCGCCGCCCCGGTCTCCCCAGGTCAGGCCCCCGCAGCCCAGGCCCCCGCCGCCGACGCCCCCCGTTGGCTCACCCCCGACGAGCAGCGCGTCTGGCGCGCCTATCTGCACGCCACCACCCTCCTGGAGGACCACCTCGACCGGCAGCTCCAGCGCGACGCGGGCATGCCGCACGTCTACTACGCCCTCCTCGTCCAGCTCGCCGAGGCCCCGCGCCGCCGGCTGCGCATGACCGAGCTGGCCATGAACGCCAAGATCACCCGTTCCCGTCTCTCGCACGCCGTGGCCCGCCTGGAGAAGAACGGCTGGGTCCGCCGCGAGGACTGTCCCTCCGACAAGCGCGGCCAGTTCGCGGTGCTCACCGAAGACGGCCAGGAGGTGCTGCGGCGCACCGCCCCGGGCCATGTGACCGCCGTACGGCAGGCCCTGTTCGAACGGCTCAGCCCCGAACAGCAGCAGTCCCTCGGCGAGATCATGCAGATCGTCGCCGAGGGACTGCAGCCGGACGAGGCGGGCGCGGACCTGCCCTGGCTCCGCTGA